In a genomic window of bacterium:
- a CDS encoding acetyl-CoA acetyltransferase, translating to MMEVAARRAAEDAGASASLLARLDAIAVVNVFCWPYRNPPGALAARLGATPADLCYTTVGGNSPQSLVNDTADRIARGETRLALLAGAEAVRTVMRAQKTGVSLAWSHGVDGTCTVVGDRREGTSAHEIAHGFQLPVQVYPLFENAIRAARGWSIEAHRAQLGRLCAGLAAVAADNPYAWFRDRPAPEDLTTVTPQNRLVGFPYTKRMNAIIDVDQAAAVLMTSAGEARRLGIPEDRWVYVWGGGEANDKWLVSERVAYSHSPAIREAGRQALAAAGVGIERIAHFDLYSCFPSAVQLGRDALGIAPDDPRPLTATGGLPYFGGPGNDYSMHGIAEMLPRLRGKADALGLVTALGWYVTKHAVGVYGGGPKPGPWVREDPKAAQARLDAEPSPAVVEEPPAGPATIETYTVVHDREGAPMRGIVIGRLDDGRRFLANTPDDRELLAALETREGVGVRGRVSTADGQNRFTPG from the coding sequence ATGATGGAGGTCGCGGCGCGCCGGGCCGCCGAGGACGCGGGCGCGAGCGCGTCGCTCCTCGCGCGGCTCGACGCGATCGCGGTCGTCAACGTCTTCTGCTGGCCGTACCGCAACCCGCCGGGCGCGCTCGCGGCGCGGCTCGGTGCGACGCCGGCCGACCTCTGCTACACGACCGTCGGCGGCAACTCGCCGCAGTCGCTCGTGAACGACACCGCCGACCGCATCGCGCGCGGCGAGACGCGCCTGGCGCTGCTCGCCGGCGCCGAGGCCGTGCGCACGGTGATGCGGGCGCAGAAGACCGGGGTGTCGCTCGCGTGGTCGCACGGCGTCGACGGCACCTGCACCGTCGTCGGGGACCGCCGCGAGGGCACCAGCGCACACGAGATCGCGCACGGCTTCCAGCTCCCCGTGCAGGTCTACCCGCTGTTCGAGAACGCCATCCGCGCCGCGCGCGGCTGGTCGATCGAAGCGCATCGCGCCCAGCTCGGCCGCCTGTGCGCCGGGCTCGCCGCCGTCGCCGCCGACAACCCCTACGCGTGGTTCCGCGACCGGCCGGCGCCCGAGGACCTCACCACCGTCACGCCGCAGAACCGCCTCGTCGGCTTCCCGTACACGAAGCGCATGAACGCGATCATCGACGTCGACCAAGCCGCGGCCGTCCTCATGACGTCGGCCGGCGAGGCGCGGCGGCTCGGCATCCCCGAGGATCGCTGGGTCTACGTGTGGGGCGGCGGCGAGGCCAACGACAAGTGGCTCGTCTCCGAGCGCGTCGCGTACTCGCACTCGCCGGCGATCCGCGAGGCGGGACGGCAGGCGCTCGCCGCGGCCGGCGTCGGCATCGAGCGCATCGCGCACTTCGACCTCTACTCCTGCTTCCCGTCGGCGGTGCAGCTGGGCCGCGACGCGCTCGGCATCGCGCCGGACGACCCGCGCCCGCTGACGGCGACCGGCGGCCTGCCGTACTTCGGCGGCCCGGGCAACGACTACTCGATGCACGGCATCGCCGAGATGCTGCCGCGCCTGCGCGGCAAGGCCGACGCGCTGGGGCTCGTGACCGCGCTCGGCTGGTACGTCACCAAGCACGCCGTCGGCGTCTACGGCGGCGGCCCGAAGCCCGGGCCGTGGGTGCGCGAGGACCCGAAGGCCGCGCAGGCGAGGCTCGACGCCGAGCCGTCGCCCGCGGTCGTCGAGGAGCCGCCCGCGGGCCCGGCGACGATCGAGACCTACACCGTCGTCCACGACCGCGAGGGCGCGCCGATGCGCGGCATCGTCATCGGTCGCCTCGACGACGGCCGGCGCTTCCTCGCCAACACGCCCGACGACCGCGAGCTGCTCGCCGCGCTCGAGACGCGTGAGGGCGTCGGCGTGCGCGGCCGCGTGTCGACGGCGGACGGGCAGAACCGCTTCACGCCCGGCTGA
- a CDS encoding acyl--CoA ligase, giving the protein MIAPGRLYKDLVAGFRWDVPEEFNFGALVDAWATDRSRVALYCENEQGRQERWTFWDVARQSTRAMNALAGLGVARGEPILVMLPRIPQWHLAMVAGLKLGCIVIPCTSTLRAKDLAYRIRHSGARAIVTTTGCVPAVEEALATGLELPVRIAVGGAPAGWHDWDGVLAQGAASGVAARTRSDEPALCFYTSGTTKDPKAVLHAHGYAFAHRWTGDYWYDLRRTDLHWTTADTGWAKAAWGVLFGPWMNGVPMLLYDGRFDPARQLDLLQRYEVTSFCAPPTEYRMLVKQELSHWRLPRLRHCTGAGEPLNPEVIHAWHEASGLFVHDGYGQTESTVLAANLPTLPIRPGSMGMPFPGHDLRVVDADGQEVATGEVGDLALRGRPPSLFREYWKNPAETAACRRGEWYVTGDRGRRDEDGYLWFVGRADDVIISAGYRIGPFEVESALLEHKAVLESAVVASPDPVRGEIVKAFVVLRPGERGDAELAKALQDHVKQVTAPYKYPREVEFVAELPKTVSGKIRRVELRDRERATKGGATPG; this is encoded by the coding sequence ATGATCGCCCCCGGCCGCCTCTACAAGGATCTCGTCGCCGGCTTCCGCTGGGATGTCCCCGAGGAGTTCAACTTCGGCGCCCTCGTCGACGCTTGGGCGACGGACCGCAGCCGCGTCGCGCTCTACTGCGAGAACGAGCAGGGACGGCAGGAGCGATGGACGTTCTGGGACGTCGCCCGGCAGAGCACGCGCGCGATGAACGCGCTCGCCGGGCTCGGCGTCGCGCGCGGCGAGCCGATCCTCGTCATGCTGCCGCGCATCCCGCAGTGGCACCTCGCGATGGTGGCCGGGCTGAAGCTCGGATGCATCGTCATCCCGTGCACCAGCACGCTGCGCGCGAAGGACCTCGCCTACCGCATCCGTCACAGCGGCGCGCGCGCGATCGTCACCACCACGGGCTGCGTGCCCGCGGTCGAGGAGGCGCTGGCGACCGGGCTCGAGCTGCCGGTGCGCATCGCCGTCGGCGGCGCGCCGGCGGGCTGGCACGACTGGGACGGCGTCCTCGCGCAGGGGGCGGCGTCGGGCGTCGCCGCGCGTACGCGCAGCGACGAGCCGGCGCTGTGCTTCTACACCTCGGGCACGACGAAAGATCCGAAAGCGGTGCTGCACGCGCACGGCTACGCCTTCGCGCACCGCTGGACCGGCGACTACTGGTACGACCTGCGCCGCACCGATCTGCACTGGACGACGGCCGACACCGGCTGGGCGAAAGCGGCGTGGGGCGTGCTCTTCGGGCCGTGGATGAACGGCGTGCCCATGCTGCTCTACGACGGCCGCTTCGATCCCGCGCGCCAGCTCGACCTGCTCCAGCGCTACGAGGTGACGAGCTTCTGTGCGCCGCCCACCGAGTACCGCATGCTGGTGAAGCAGGAGCTGTCGCACTGGCGCCTGCCGCGCCTGCGGCACTGCACCGGCGCCGGCGAGCCGCTCAACCCCGAGGTCATCCACGCCTGGCACGAGGCGTCCGGCCTCTTCGTGCACGACGGCTACGGCCAGACCGAGAGCACGGTCCTCGCCGCCAACCTCCCCACCCTGCCGATCCGCCCCGGCTCGATGGGCATGCCGTTCCCGGGCCACGATCTCCGCGTCGTCGACGCCGACGGCCAGGAGGTGGCGACGGGCGAGGTCGGCGACCTCGCCCTGCGCGGCCGGCCGCCGTCGCTCTTCCGCGAGTACTGGAAGAACCCGGCGGAGACCGCCGCCTGCCGCCGCGGCGAGTGGTACGTGACCGGCGACCGCGGGCGGCGCGACGAGGACGGCTACCTCTGGTTCGTCGGCCGCGCCGACGACGTCATCATCTCCGCCGGCTACCGCATCGGCCCGTTCGAGGTGGAGAGCGCGCTGCTCGAGCACAAGGCGGTGCTCGAGTCCGCGGTGGTCGCGAGCCCCGACCCGGTGCGCGGCGAGATCGTGAAGGCGTTCGTCGTCCTGCGCCCCGGCGAGCGCGGCGACGCCGAGCTCGCCAAGGCGCTCCAGGACCACGTGAAGCAGGTGACGGCGCCCTACAAGTACCCGCGTGAGGTCGAGTTCGTCGCCGAGCTGCCGAAGACGGTGAGCGGCAAGATCCGCCGCGTCGAGCTGCGCGACCGCGAGCGGGCGACGAAGGGCGGAGCGACGCCGGGCTGA
- a CDS encoding YceI family protein has translation MHRLALSALAVLALATSALAQSATWNIDPAHSTIGFGVRHMMVSTVRGKFTKFTGTITGDPAKPTEAVIDVTIDASSIDTENEKRDDHLRGADFFDVAKFPTITFKSKQIAPGPDGTFLVTGDLTMHGTTKELVLTVSEFAAPIQDPMGNLRGGGHVTGKLDRQAYGIDFSKTMDAGGLLVGNEVTISVDVEATKAK, from the coding sequence ATGCATCGTCTCGCTCTCTCCGCTCTCGCCGTCCTCGCGCTCGCCACCTCGGCGCTGGCGCAGTCCGCCACCTGGAACATCGATCCGGCGCACAGCACCATCGGGTTCGGCGTGCGGCACATGATGGTCAGCACCGTGCGCGGGAAGTTCACGAAGTTCACGGGCACGATCACCGGCGACCCGGCGAAGCCCACGGAGGCGGTGATCGACGTCACCATCGACGCGTCGAGCATCGACACGGAGAACGAGAAGCGCGACGATCACCTGCGCGGCGCCGATTTCTTCGACGTGGCGAAGTTCCCGACCATCACCTTCAAGTCGAAGCAGATCGCGCCCGGGCCCGACGGAACCTTCCTCGTGACCGGCGACCTCACGATGCACGGCACCACCAAGGAGCTGGTGCTCACCGTCTCCGAGTTCGCGGCACCGATCCAGGACCCGATGGGCAACCTGCGCGGCGGCGGGCACGTCACCGGCAAGCTCGATCGCCAGGCCTACGGCATCGACTTCTCGAAGACCATGGACGCGGGCGGGCTCCTGGTCGGCAACGAGGTCACGATCAGCGTCGACGTCGAAGCCACCAAGGCGAAGTAG
- a CDS encoding serine protease: MNAAVGLLGRVLPCLAHVRADIPAEHPSARLLGTERMGSGTVIDPNGLILTVNYILLGADEVRVTLLDGREYVGQVVKHDFASGLGLVRIPDSGLAHLSMRRTGDVRCGDEVFQLASVGEEQARVGTGGVSYIGPFDANWEYVLDRAMMTTSMNPGLGGGPLLDQHGRVLGVVSLNLNEIGRFSMAIPSEYFLDAQQAFLDGAARGMGQRAWLGVFCYAMNHHVVIAGLMPGAPGERAGLRAGDVVLAVDGRDIGDRASLYRQVWRRQPGEPVTLRVFRNNEARQVTIASGDVVAFFA; encoded by the coding sequence GTGAACGCCGCCGTCGGACTGCTCGGTCGTGTGCTGCCGTGCCTGGCACACGTTCGAGCGGACATCCCCGCCGAGCATCCGTCCGCCCGTCTGCTCGGCACCGAGCGCATGGGCTCGGGCACCGTCATCGATCCGAACGGCCTCATCCTCACCGTCAACTACATCCTGCTGGGTGCGGACGAGGTGCGCGTCACGCTGCTCGACGGGCGCGAGTACGTCGGCCAGGTCGTGAAGCACGACTTCGCCTCCGGGCTGGGGCTCGTGCGCATCCCCGACAGCGGCCTCGCGCACCTCTCCATGCGCCGCACCGGCGACGTGCGCTGCGGCGACGAGGTCTTCCAGCTCGCGAGCGTGGGCGAGGAGCAGGCGCGTGTCGGCACCGGCGGCGTCAGCTACATCGGCCCGTTCGACGCCAACTGGGAGTACGTGCTCGATCGCGCGATGATGACGACGAGCATGAACCCGGGGCTCGGCGGCGGCCCGCTGCTCGACCAGCACGGGCGCGTGCTCGGCGTCGTCTCGCTCAACCTGAACGAGATCGGTCGCTTCTCGATGGCGATCCCGTCCGAGTACTTCCTCGACGCGCAGCAGGCGTTTCTCGACGGCGCGGCGCGCGGCATGGGCCAGCGCGCCTGGCTCGGCGTGTTCTGCTACGCCATGAACCACCACGTCGTCATCGCGGGGCTGATGCCCGGGGCGCCCGGCGAGCGCGCGGGGCTGCGCGCGGGCGACGTCGTGCTCGCGGTCGACGGGCGCGACATCGGCGATCGCGCCTCGCTCTATCGCCAGGTGTGGCGGCGCCAGCCGGGCGAGCCGGTCACGTTGCGCGTCTTCCGCAACAACGAGGCGCGCCAGGTGACGATCGCGTCGGGCGACGTGGTCGCGTTCTTCGCATAG
- a CDS encoding penicillin acylase family protein produces the protein MRTLPVLLAVLCLSLPAAAQGPVGRYQDFGDATGFLNILPPGQDGSLNATEALAAAAGSYPPHVIDQLGMYGDLVYAVPGLAESQLLDYFKDASFGVRDADVGRVYSPTAGVTVVRDAGFGVPHIYGTTRWATMFAQGYTAAEDRLFLMDVLRHTGRARLSEFLGGSPSNQHMDRDQLALAPYQEADLTAQIEAIRTSGAEGQGAYDDLFAYRDGVNQYVQEALLDATKLPAEYPALQQLPQPWKLEDAVAIASLVGGIFGKGGGGELRNHCALQRMTATLGSASAARAVFDDLRFADDPEAPTTTRRPAPYPVTGTPNPAAHPDVDCATLRPVDPGGPPLGALLDVIAGLGRALGLPRAMSNAMLFGREHTDTGAPIAVFGPQTSYYMPQLLIEKDVHGPGIDARGAAFAGTDLWVQLGRGRDYAWSATSAGADNIDQFVLRLCEPGGGAATPDSLGYLRHGVCQPIERWNHVQIAKPSAGGIPTVSETGAMCANAVDDDGDGFVNDGCPQVGLLPELLQQCLNAIDDDGDGAVNDGCPPVVGPDLVLSWRVERTAHYGPIVARGRLTDGTPIAVATLRTTYGNELGSAIGFRRVNDPAFMAGGFDAFRQAMGAGVDYTFNWFYVDARHIGYQHSCRCPRRAAGVDPALPAWGTGAWDWQGMIGLAEQPWDLDPPEGFLTSWNNKQAPGFRANDANYFYGPVYRSQMFDRRVEAAIAAGPVTRAAAVDAMEDAGTVDLRAQEVLPLLLEVMGATAPGGVDARAQSMRDRLAAWDTHRRDRDANGAYDDPQSPAIMDAWWPRLAHAVFDLPSGSAIGALGLTLDDPNRANHIGSAFQDGLYGHVHKDLRRVLGRPGPSPFSRAYCGGGALAACRTLLWQSLSDAAGDLTLEFGSSAVAAWQRQVADDEVRHTAAGITSVPAIHWINRPTFQQVVQLPAKRVVDHYRCYKARSNVRFPGAIVQVDDAFGTTRTFAQRLESLCLPVAVNGDPIRDPSAHLACYRVKPLSGELRFARRAVTLADPFGTRALDLVKARTLCVPAARDAVPSALLLDAFACYKAGAPQPRFVRRTAAVADAYETKTSVVQKPQAVCAPAGLDGGEAGDGATFLTCYKAKDAAGQPRFTARAASSADRFGAWPGVATKVAGLCLRSVRP, from the coding sequence ATGCGGACGCTGCCTGTGCTCCTCGCCGTGCTCTGCCTGTCCCTGCCCGCCGCCGCCCAGGGCCCGGTGGGGCGCTACCAGGATTTCGGCGACGCCACCGGATTCCTCAACATTCTGCCCCCCGGACAGGATGGCTCGCTGAACGCGACCGAGGCCCTCGCGGCCGCCGCCGGCAGCTATCCGCCGCACGTGATCGACCAGCTCGGCATGTACGGCGACCTCGTCTACGCCGTTCCCGGCCTCGCCGAGTCGCAGCTGCTCGACTACTTCAAGGACGCCTCGTTCGGGGTCCGCGACGCCGACGTCGGGCGGGTCTACTCCCCCACCGCCGGGGTGACCGTGGTGCGCGACGCCGGCTTCGGCGTCCCGCACATCTACGGCACGACGCGCTGGGCGACGATGTTCGCGCAGGGCTACACCGCGGCCGAGGACCGGCTCTTCCTCATGGACGTGCTGCGCCACACCGGCCGCGCCCGCCTGTCCGAGTTCCTCGGCGGCTCGCCGTCGAACCAGCACATGGACCGCGACCAGCTGGCGCTCGCGCCCTACCAGGAGGCCGATCTCACCGCCCAGATCGAGGCCATCCGCACCAGCGGCGCCGAAGGGCAGGGCGCCTACGACGACCTCTTCGCCTACCGCGACGGCGTGAACCAGTACGTCCAGGAGGCGCTGCTCGACGCGACCAAGCTGCCCGCGGAGTACCCGGCGCTCCAGCAGCTGCCGCAGCCGTGGAAGCTCGAAGACGCGGTCGCGATCGCGTCGCTGGTCGGCGGCATCTTCGGCAAGGGGGGCGGCGGCGAGCTGCGCAACCACTGCGCGCTGCAGCGCATGACGGCGACGCTCGGCAGCGCGTCGGCCGCGCGCGCCGTCTTCGACGACCTGCGCTTCGCCGACGATCCCGAGGCGCCGACGACCACGCGCCGTCCCGCGCCGTATCCCGTCACCGGCACGCCGAACCCCGCCGCGCATCCCGACGTCGACTGCGCCACGCTCCGGCCGGTCGATCCCGGCGGCCCGCCGCTCGGCGCGCTGCTCGACGTGATCGCCGGCCTCGGCCGCGCGCTGGGCCTGCCGCGGGCGATGAGCAACGCCATGCTGTTCGGCCGCGAGCACACCGACACCGGCGCGCCGATCGCGGTGTTCGGTCCGCAGACGTCGTACTACATGCCGCAGCTCCTCATCGAGAAGGACGTGCACGGCCCCGGCATCGACGCGCGCGGCGCCGCCTTCGCCGGCACCGATCTGTGGGTGCAGCTCGGCCGCGGCCGCGACTACGCCTGGTCGGCGACCAGCGCCGGCGCCGACAACATCGACCAGTTCGTCCTGCGGCTCTGCGAGCCCGGCGGCGGCGCCGCGACGCCCGACTCGCTCGGCTACCTGCGCCACGGCGTCTGCCAGCCGATCGAGCGCTGGAACCACGTGCAGATCGCGAAGCCGAGCGCGGGCGGCATCCCGACCGTCTCGGAGACCGGCGCGATGTGCGCCAATGCCGTCGACGACGACGGCGACGGCTTCGTGAACGACGGCTGCCCGCAGGTGGGCCTACTGCCGGAGCTGCTGCAGCAGTGTCTCAACGCGATCGACGACGACGGCGACGGGGCGGTGAACGACGGCTGCCCGCCGGTCGTCGGTCCCGACCTCGTGCTCTCGTGGCGCGTCGAGCGCACGGCGCACTACGGCCCGATCGTCGCCCGCGGCCGTCTGACCGACGGCACGCCGATCGCGGTCGCGACGCTGCGCACGACCTACGGCAACGAGCTCGGCTCGGCGATCGGCTTCCGCCGCGTCAACGATCCCGCCTTCATGGCCGGCGGCTTCGACGCCTTCCGCCAGGCGATGGGCGCCGGCGTCGACTACACGTTCAACTGGTTCTACGTCGACGCGCGCCACATCGGCTATCAGCATTCGTGCCGCTGCCCGCGACGCGCCGCCGGCGTCGATCCGGCGCTGCCTGCGTGGGGCACGGGCGCGTGGGACTGGCAGGGCATGATCGGTCTCGCCGAGCAGCCGTGGGATCTCGATCCGCCGGAGGGCTTCCTCACCTCGTGGAACAACAAGCAGGCGCCCGGCTTCCGGGCGAACGACGCGAACTACTTCTACGGTCCGGTCTACCGCAGCCAGATGTTCGACCGCCGCGTCGAGGCCGCGATCGCCGCGGGCCCGGTGACGCGCGCCGCCGCCGTCGACGCGATGGAGGATGCGGGCACCGTCGATCTGCGCGCGCAGGAGGTGCTGCCGCTGCTGCTCGAGGTGATGGGGGCGACGGCGCCCGGCGGCGTCGACGCCCGCGCGCAGAGCATGCGCGACCGCCTGGCGGCGTGGGACACGCACCGCCGCGACCGCGACGCGAACGGCGCCTACGACGATCCGCAGTCGCCCGCGATCATGGACGCCTGGTGGCCGCGCCTGGCGCACGCCGTCTTCGACCTGCCCTCGGGCAGCGCCATCGGCGCGCTCGGCCTCACGCTCGACGACCCGAACCGCGCGAACCACATCGGCTCGGCGTTCCAGGACGGCCTGTACGGCCACGTCCACAAGGATCTGCGCCGCGTCCTCGGCCGCCCCGGCCCGTCGCCGTTCTCGCGCGCGTACTGCGGCGGCGGCGCGCTCGCCGCGTGCCGGACCCTCCTGTGGCAGTCGCTGTCCGACGCCGCGGGCGATCTCACCCTCGAGTTCGGCTCGTCGGCCGTCGCCGCCTGGCAGCGCCAGGTCGCGGACGACGAGGTCCGCCACACCGCCGCCGGCATCACCAGCGTCCCCGCGATCCACTGGATCAACCGGCCGACGTTCCAGCAGGTGGTGCAGCTGCCGGCGAAGCGCGTCGTCGACCACTACCGCTGCTACAAGGCCCGCTCGAACGTCCGCTTCCCCGGCGCGATCGTCCAGGTGGACGACGCCTTCGGCACCACCCGGACGTTCGCCCAGCGCCTCGAGTCGCTCTGCCTCCCGGTGGCCGTGAACGGCGACCCGATCCGCGACCCGAGCGCGCACCTCGCCTGCTACCGCGTGAAGCCGCTCTCCGGAGAGCTCCGCTTCGCGCGCCGCGCCGTGACGCTCGCCGACCCGTTCGGCACCCGCGCGCTCGACCTCGTGAAGGCCCGCACGCTGTGCGTTCCCGCGGCGCGCGACGCCGTCCCGTCTGCCCTGCTCCTCGACGCCTTCGCCTGCTACAAGGCCGGCGCTCCGCAGCCCCGCTTCGTACGCCGCACGGCCGCCGTCGCGGACGCGTACGAAACGAAGACCTCGGTCGTGCAGAAGCCCCAGGCGGTCTGCGCCCCCGCCGGCCTCGACGGCGGGGAAGCCGGCGACGGCGCGACCTTCCTCACCTGCTACAAGGCGAAGGACGCGGCAGGACAGCCGAGGTTCACGGCGCGCGCGGCGAGCTCCGCGGACCGCTTCGGGGCCTGGCCGGGCGTCGCGACGAAGGTGGCGGGACTGTGCCTGCGCAGCGTGCGGCCGTGA
- a CDS encoding MFS transporter: MGEQRAAAVLLVLAFLGFAAIGLPDGLLGVAVPSIVGDFGIAPGEIGVLLATFMVGYLVASFASGRLLARFGVGSVLVWSCVLTGASLLGYATAPCWAVMLAWSPLGGLGAGAIDAGINTYAATRHGVRTLNWLHACYGVGVTLGPLLLGVLFAAGQPWTAGYALVGTAQLALGVAFAATRTRWPPPAPARTGAPVAASVRGTLRAPRVLAGVATFTTYTGIEAAAGVWAYSLFTTSRGVAESTAAAWVAAYWASFTVGRVLLGPVAERMLLRTFLRGAIATMVAGAALLWLAPGALGPVGLMLLGIGCAPVFPSLMAATPARVGAAHAPNAIGFQVCGATVGQSALPALVGTMAAHAGFEVLGPVLCAASVLLFVLHETLGRVPPG, translated from the coding sequence ATGGGGGAGCAGCGCGCCGCCGCGGTCCTGCTGGTTCTCGCGTTCCTCGGCTTCGCCGCGATCGGGCTGCCGGACGGCCTGCTCGGCGTCGCGGTGCCGTCGATCGTGGGCGACTTCGGCATCGCGCCCGGCGAGATCGGCGTCCTCCTCGCCACCTTCATGGTCGGCTACCTGGTCGCGAGCTTCGCCAGCGGCCGGCTGCTGGCGCGCTTCGGCGTAGGGTCGGTGCTGGTGTGGAGCTGCGTCCTCACCGGCGCGAGCCTCCTCGGCTACGCGACCGCGCCGTGTTGGGCGGTGATGCTGGCCTGGTCGCCGCTCGGCGGGCTCGGGGCCGGCGCCATCGACGCCGGCATCAACACCTACGCCGCCACCCGGCACGGCGTGCGCACGCTCAACTGGCTGCACGCCTGCTACGGCGTCGGCGTCACGCTGGGGCCGCTGCTGCTGGGCGTCCTCTTCGCCGCGGGGCAGCCGTGGACGGCGGGCTACGCGCTCGTCGGGACGGCGCAGCTCGCGCTCGGCGTCGCCTTTGCGGCGACGCGTACGCGGTGGCCACCGCCTGCCCCGGCCCGCACCGGCGCGCCGGTGGCCGCGTCGGTGCGCGGCACGTTGCGCGCGCCGCGCGTTCTCGCCGGCGTCGCCACCTTCACGACCTACACCGGCATCGAGGCCGCCGCGGGCGTCTGGGCCTACAGCCTCTTCACGACCAGCCGCGGGGTCGCCGAGAGCACGGCCGCAGCCTGGGTGGCGGCCTACTGGGCCAGCTTCACCGTCGGCCGCGTGCTCCTCGGCCCGGTCGCCGAGCGCATGCTCCTGCGGACCTTCCTGCGCGGCGCGATCGCGACCATGGTCGCCGGCGCGGCGCTCCTGTGGCTGGCGCCGGGCGCGCTCGGTCCGGTCGGGCTCATGCTCCTCGGCATCGGCTGCGCGCCGGTCTTTCCGTCGCTGATGGCCGCGACGCCGGCTCGCGTCGGCGCGGCGCACGCGCCGAACGCGATCGGCTTCCAGGTCTGCGGCGCGACGGTGGGGCAGAGCGCGCTGCCGGCGCTGGTGGGCACGATGGCGGCGCACGCGGGGTTCGAGGTGCTGGGACCGGTGCTGTGCGCGGCGTCGGTGCTGCTCTTCGTGCTGCACGAGACGCTCGGCCGTGTGCCCCCCGGCTGA
- a CDS encoding alpha-keto acid decarboxylase family protein, with translation MLRGTMALGDFLVAYLQKLGVTHLFGIPGDLVLRLFLRFGRRRGLRVVTLSHEPGVGFAADAYARATGRLGVVCVTYGAGGHNMVNPVAGSFAERVPLLVLSGGPGDEERKLGTLIHHQAKEIESQLRMYRELTCASAVLDDPRTAAETLHEVVQRIWCERRPGYVEVHRDMVERRISVPLELVEWDGALRYARSDEHNRDEAVRDTTARWNAARRPFVTVGIEAYRYGLDREVRRLAEKLGAPVATTVLSKGAFPEDHPQFMGVHIGGISPKPMLRRVDRADLVLNLGAMRTDMELGSRPPQVTRDRSIWAVSGRVHVSHHTYDDVQIRDFVRGLLRAKLRRHRERVRYCDNLPPPAKDATKALRVTDLLHEVNRFLADRKGWFVVAESGDMLFGGLDVRAPRDGGYLAQGFYASMGFGVPGALGAQLGGAGRPLVLSGDGAFQMTGPEIAQAPRYGLNPVVVVVNNGGWQIFRPVVDQTELLDVPSWPYAQLARLWGGQGFRVDTPKALRTALAEAEQLQTFVVIEAIVPPDDHSPIARKYIEASARHGRREAVAR, from the coding sequence GTGCTGCGGGGGACGATGGCGCTCGGCGACTTTCTGGTCGCCTACCTGCAGAAGCTCGGCGTCACGCATCTCTTCGGCATCCCCGGCGACCTCGTCCTGCGGCTCTTCCTGCGCTTCGGACGCCGCCGCGGGCTGCGCGTGGTGACGCTCTCGCACGAGCCCGGCGTCGGCTTCGCGGCCGACGCGTACGCGCGCGCCACCGGCCGGCTCGGCGTCGTCTGCGTCACCTACGGCGCCGGCGGCCACAACATGGTGAATCCGGTGGCCGGCTCGTTCGCCGAGCGCGTGCCGCTGCTCGTGCTCTCGGGCGGGCCCGGCGACGAGGAGCGCAAGCTCGGCACGCTGATCCATCACCAGGCGAAGGAGATCGAGTCGCAGCTGCGCATGTACCGCGAGCTCACCTGCGCGTCGGCGGTGCTCGACGATCCGCGCACGGCCGCCGAGACGCTGCACGAGGTCGTGCAGCGCATCTGGTGCGAGCGGCGGCCCGGCTACGTCGAGGTCCATCGCGACATGGTCGAGCGCCGCATCAGCGTGCCGCTCGAGCTGGTCGAGTGGGACGGCGCGCTCCGCTACGCGCGCTCCGACGAGCACAACCGCGACGAGGCGGTGCGCGACACGACGGCACGTTGGAACGCCGCGCGGCGGCCGTTCGTCACCGTCGGCATCGAGGCCTACCGCTACGGGCTCGATCGCGAGGTGCGCAGGCTGGCCGAGAAGCTCGGCGCGCCCGTCGCCACGACGGTGCTCTCGAAGGGCGCGTTCCCCGAGGACCATCCGCAGTTCATGGGCGTCCACATCGGCGGCATCTCGCCGAAGCCGATGCTCCGCCGCGTCGACCGCGCCGACCTGGTGCTGAACCTGGGCGCCATGCGCACCGACATGGAGCTGGGCTCGCGCCCGCCGCAGGTGACGCGCGACCGCTCGATCTGGGCGGTCTCGGGGCGCGTGCACGTGAGCCATCACACCTACGACGACGTGCAGATCCGCGACTTCGTCCGCGGCCTGCTGCGCGCGAAGCTGCGCCGCCACCGCGAGCGGGTGCGCTACTGCGACAACCTGCCGCCGCCGGCGAAGGACGCGACGAAGGCCCTGCGCGTCACCGACCTGCTGCACGAGGTCAACCGCTTCCTCGCCGACCGCAAGGGCTGGTTCGTGGTCGCCGAGTCGGGCGACATGCTGTTCGGCGGGCTCGACGTACGGGCGCCGCGCGACGGCGGCTACCTCGCGCAGGGCTTCTACGCCTCGATGGGCTTCGGCGTCCCCGGCGCGCTCGGCGCGCAGCTCGGCGGCGCGGGGCGGCCGCTCGTGCTGTCGGGCGACGGCGCCTTCCAGATGACGGGCCCCGAGATCGCGCAGGCACCGCGCTACGGGCTGAACCCGGTCGTCGTGGTCGTGAACAACGGCGGCTGGCAGATCTTCCGCCCGGTCGTCGACCAGACCGAGCTGCTCGACGTGCCGAGCTGGCCCTACGCGCAGCTGGCGCGCCTCTGGGGCGGGCAGGGGTTTCGCGTCGACACGCCGAAGGCGCTGCGTACGGCGCTGGCCGAGGCCGAGCAGCTGCAGACGTTCGTCGTCATCGAGGCGATCGTGCCGCCCGACGACCACTCGCCCATCGCGCGCAAGTACATCGAGGCGTCGGCCCGCCACGGGCGCCGGGAGGCCGTGGCGCGATGA